The DNA window AATTTGTTTAAAACGTTTgttattgtgaaaaatgctgctacaGATACTTATGCATTGCTTCTGAGATTATTTCTCGTAGGCAGATGTCAGGGTCTGTTTTAAAGTCCTAGGCATTGTGGGGTCGCCCGCACCCACACCCTGCCCCATTCAGGGGGCTCCTGCACTTCTCGAAGCCTggaggtgccccccaccccacaccctggACCTGGCAAACAGAGGGCTAAGCCACAGCGGCCACCCAGGGAACAGCTGTGTGGGGCACTCGGCAGGGCCCACCCAGCACCTGGATCCGAAACTCCAAAGCACAGCTCTGAGTAGCTCACGCAGATGATACCCACGAGGCATGATCCGTGGAGCAGGACCGAGGCCCCGGACGGAGCCGGCCAGCCGCGGTGTGCACAGAGCAGGGCAATGGGGTCAGGAGCTCCCGGGACAGTGCTCCCGGCATACGCCCCAGAGGAGGGAGCCTCTCAGCATGGCCCACTGCACTGGAAGAGGCGGCCTAAGACCCGGTGGTgccttgtttccttcctcctgctccatCCCGAGGGGCTGGACGCAGAGCTGGGCccagatggggaggggaggggaagggcgggGTGGGACCCAAGAGAAGGCCCGAGCAGCACCGGGAAGTCCCACCGCAGGCCGCAGGCTGGGCCAGGCACCCCGAGGAGACCAGAGGGTGATCCGGACGCACGGGGAGAGGGCATCCCCAGCAAAGGCCGGCCACACGCAAGGCCTCCTGCCAGGCAGGGCCTATGCTCCTGTCCCTTCTACTCTGCAAGCCCGGAGGCCACCCGGGCAGCACTGTGGGCGAGCAGTGCCATACTCTGAAGTAAGCACATTTCCATCAGTTCTGAGAGGACATGGTGACACCTGCCCCAAGGTCTACCCTGGCCTCGCAGAGTGTCACCATCACAATTTGAAACCACACGCCAGGCAAGGATTACAATTAGGGCGGCTCCTTCAGCCCCAGCCTGTCAGGGGCCAGGGGTTTGTACCCAAGCGAGCAGTGCTGAGGCGGCCCCAGCCAGCTGGAGCACAGCCCCCCAACACTGTCACCTCACAAGACGGGACCCTGGCGTCCTGGAGAGGCTCAGCCTGGGCGGACAGGGCAGGAAGGGTGAGAGGCCCACCACCCAGCGCCCAGGAAGACCCCAGGGGCTGAGACCCCACATCAAGACCTGCATGGCGGACTCAGACCAGCTCTCTGTGCTCCGCCCACTTGGAATTCTCAGAGACCACCCGTCAGCCCTcagccctccctctgctccaaCGAAAACGCCCCTCAGGGCTCATTCCTGGAGGCCTCAATCCCACAGGGTCAGGCAGGGGCCTGGAAAGTCACTCTCAGGGGCGGTCACAGAGGCAGGGGTCCGGAGACCTGAGGAGGCGGCGTCCACTGGCAGGCTGGGCACCAAGGCATCTCACTTCCTGCAggacaggccaggccaggccaggggtCAGGAGCCAGGAGCCCGCCCACCCCGTCCTCCTGCACTCCGCCTGCGGCCCCGGCCCCCATCCACCTGCACCCTGTCCCcggtgtccccccacccctgcccacccacgTCGTCCCCGGCCCCTCACCGGCTGCCGCACAGGAAGAGCAGATTCTGCACGGCCGGGACTGTGGAGTTGGCGTTCTGGCCCGTGACAAGGTGGCGGTCCAGCACCACATGCACGGCGTCAGGCTCGCTGGCTGCAGGGGCCCCAAGAGTGCGGGCCTCAGGCAGTGCCACGCGCCAGGCTCGCCCTCTTCCCTTGCAGGGGCCCGAGCTCCAGGCAGCCCAGGGCGGACTGGGCCCCCCAACCCCATCAGGGCCCAGCCGCAGCCCCTGCGCGGTGTGCCCTGCCCGGCTCACCACTGAAGCTGGCGCCCGCGTCCTTCACGAAGTCCTCCACGATGAGGGGCAGGCGAGCGAAGCCAGGTGCCCTGACGAGCTCGTGCACGGACGGCTGTGGGGGCACAGGGGGCCACCCCAGTCAGGGAGATCCAAATCAAGCAGGGGCACCAGGGCCTCCCGTGGGAAGGGGGCTGTGCACCCTGTGCCAGGAGTCTGCCCTCCCGCTCCAGGGGCTGAGGCTACAAGGCCACGGTCACCCCTCCGTGGCACCAGGGCGCATGAGCCAGTGAAGAGGCAGGCTGGGCAacaggcagagcccagggccGCACACCGAGGTGTCTCTGcggctctcccccacccccaagcccggCCGCACCACTGGCCAGGCCCACGCAGACCCACGCAGTCGGGCCGCAGTCCTCGAAGTCTGGCCCCTCCCTCCGGCCTCCTGTCCGCCCAGGCCTCCCCCTCACTCCGGGCACTTCCTAGACATGAAGAATGCTGTGCACAGGACAGGCACAGAAGCGAGGCGCTGGCCCCCGCTCCTTCCCAGGTTTCCCAAAGTCACCCCCccatagacacacacactcaaagcCCCGCCCCACTCCAGAGCTTGTGCCTGTGCCCTGGGGGCCATCCTGGaggtcagcaggggaggggcggggaggggcacacaAGCAGCACCACAGCCTGGGGATGGAGACCTGTAAGCCTGGTCTGGGCACGTGACCATCAGTCACCCTTGCTAGAGGACAGTCCCCCTGCCTCCAAGCGCAGATGTGGGTGTCTGATGCCAGTCTATGGCTCGGCTCAAGACCCTCCCCGCACCGCACTCACCCCCGTGACGCTGTAACCCTGGAACACCCACGACCGGTCCTCGTTGGTGGCGCAGCAGAGGGCGGCGACGCCGTGGCCAACAGCGCAGATGGGCTCtgcaagcaggggcagggccTGAGGCCTGGTCACgcaccccggccccgcccccacacccccacctcaGAGCCCCCTCCGCCAGGCGGTGCCATCCTGGGGCTGCCGGCAGCACTACAGGCCCGGCTTGGCCTGTTAGCACATGACCTGCACACTGTGTCGTCACTGTGTGGCagctcccccccctccccccgggagCTCTCCTTGCagcgcccctgccctgcccaagcCACCTGGAGTCCTCCCAGGGGactgggggcggggagcgggggcTCAGGCTCAAGACCGCGGCAGCAGCGGCGGCCAGGAATGATCACGCTCTGTCCAGACCACACTGTTCCCAATGACAAAAGGTCATTGTGTGGAACCCCTGCGTTTCTGTTGGTCCCTAATGAGCATCCTGTCCCCATCCTACAGTCAGGCCTGGGCAGCACGCCACACATCCACAGAACAGCCTTTCTCTTGGCCCCTGCCGGCCGCCAACCCCGAACCCCACGATGAACAAAGCCAGCAAGCACATCGCCCGCCTGCCTCAAACGGGAGTTGGGGGGAACGGGCACCAGTCCTCACAGAGGCCAGGAAGGGGCCAC is part of the Suricata suricatta isolate VVHF042 chromosome 11, meerkat_22Aug2017_6uvM2_HiC, whole genome shotgun sequence genome and encodes:
- the GATD1 gene encoding glutamine amidotransferase-like class 1 domain-containing protein 1 isoform X2, which translates into the protein MDFVDVTESNARWVQDFRLKAYASPAKLESIDGARYHALLIPSCPGALADLASSGSLARILQHFRSESKPICAVGHGVAALCCATNEDRSWVFQGYSVTGPSVHELVRAPGFARLPLIVEDFVKDAGASFSASEPDAVHVVLDRHLVTGQNANSTVPAVQNLLFLCGSR
- the GATD1 gene encoding glutamine amidotransferase-like class 1 domain-containing protein 1 isoform X1; translated protein: MDFVDVTESNARWVQDFRLKAYASPAKLESIDGARYHALLIPSCPGALADLASSGSLARILQHFRSESKPICAVGHGVAALCCATNEDRSWVFQGYSVTGPSVHELVRAPGFARLPLIVEDFVKDAGASFSASEPDAVHVVLDRHLVTGQNANSTVPAVQNLLFLCGSRK